A section of the Streptomyces xinghaiensis S187 genome encodes:
- a CDS encoding DUF1707 and DUF4190 domain-containing protein, which translates to MRASDADRERAVDVLKAGFAEGRLSQGEYEQRIGRAYQAQTHGQLQAIVADLPQGPVPQSFPAPVHAVVPPTFLPAPPMPTRTNGSATGALVCGILSPMTWGLTAIPAVILGHKARAEIRRTGEGGEGFATAGIVIGWLSIAFGLFFILLLVAAAA; encoded by the coding sequence ATGCGCGCCTCCGACGCGGACCGGGAGCGCGCGGTGGACGTGCTCAAGGCCGGCTTCGCCGAGGGGCGGCTCTCCCAGGGGGAGTACGAGCAGCGGATCGGCCGGGCCTACCAGGCGCAGACGCACGGCCAGTTGCAGGCCATCGTCGCGGATCTGCCGCAGGGGCCGGTGCCCCAGAGCTTCCCGGCGCCGGTGCACGCGGTGGTCCCGCCGACGTTCCTGCCCGCGCCGCCCATGCCGACCCGGACGAACGGCAGCGCCACCGGCGCCCTGGTCTGCGGGATCCTCTCCCCGATGACCTGGGGTCTGACGGCCATCCCGGCGGTGATCCTGGGCCACAAGGCGCGCGCCGAGATCCGCAGGACGGGGGAGGGCGGTGAGGGCTTCGCCACGGCGGGGATCGTCATCGGCTGGCTGTCCATAGCGTTCGGCCTGTTCTTCATCCTGCTGCTGGTGGCTGCCGCGGCCTGA
- the rpsG gene encoding 30S ribosomal protein S7 translates to MPRKGPAPKRPVIIDPVYGSPLVTSLINKVLLNGKRSTAERIVYGAMEGLREKTGNDPVITLKRALENIKPTLEVKSRRVGGATYQVPVEVKPGRASTLALRWLVGYSRARREKTMTERLMNELLDASNGLGASVKRREDTHKMAESNKAFAHYRW, encoded by the coding sequence ATGCCTCGTAAGGGCCCCGCCCCGAAGCGCCCGGTCATCATCGACCCGGTCTACGGTTCTCCTCTGGTGACGTCGCTGATCAACAAGGTGCTGCTGAACGGCAAGCGCTCCACCGCCGAGCGCATCGTCTACGGCGCCATGGAGGGCCTCCGCGAGAAGACCGGCAACGACCCGGTCATCACGCTGAAGCGCGCTCTGGAGAACATCAAGCCGACGCTTGAGGTCAAGTCCCGCCGCGTCGGTGGCGCCACCTACCAGGTGCCGGTCGAGGTCAAGCCCGGCCGCGCCTCCACCCTCGCGCTGCGCTGGCTCGTCGGCTACTCCCGCGCCCGCCGGGAGAAGACCATGACCGAGCGGCTCATGAACGAGCTCCTGGACGCCAGCAATGGTCTGGGCGCCTCCGTGAAGCGCCGCGAGGACACCCACAAGATGGCCGAGTCCAACAAGGCCTTCGCGCACTACCGCTGGTAG
- the tuf gene encoding elongation factor Tu, with the protein MAKAKFERTKPHVNIGTIGHIDHGKTTLTAAITKVLHDAYPDLNEASAFDQIDKAPEERQRGITISIAHVEYQTESRHYAHVDCPGHADYIKNMITGAAQMDGAILVVAATDGPMPQTKEHVLLARQVGVPYIVVALNKADMVDDEEIMELVELEVRELLSEYEFPGDDLPVVRVSALKALEGDKEWGESVLKLMQAVDESIPEPERDVEKPFLMPIEDVFTITGRGTVVTGRIERGVLKVNENVDIIGIKTEKTSTTVTGIEMFRKLLDEGQAGENVGLLLRGIKREDVERGQVIIKPGSVTPHTEFEATAYILSKDEGGRHTPFFNNYRPQFYFRTTDVTGVVTLPEGTEMVMPGDNTSMSVQLIQPVAMEEGLKFAIREGGRTVGAGQVTKIVK; encoded by the coding sequence GTGGCGAAGGCGAAGTTCGAGCGGACTAAGCCGCACGTCAACATCGGCACCATCGGTCACATCGACCACGGTAAGACGACGCTCACCGCGGCGATTACCAAGGTGCTGCACGACGCGTACCCGGACCTGAACGAGGCCTCGGCCTTTGACCAGATCGACAAGGCGCCGGAAGAGCGCCAGCGCGGTATCACCATCTCCATCGCGCACGTCGAGTACCAGACCGAGTCGCGTCACTACGCCCACGTTGACTGCCCGGGTCACGCGGACTACATCAAGAACATGATCACCGGTGCGGCGCAGATGGACGGCGCCATCCTCGTGGTCGCCGCCACCGACGGCCCGATGCCGCAGACCAAGGAGCACGTGCTCCTGGCCCGCCAGGTCGGCGTGCCGTACATCGTCGTCGCCCTGAACAAGGCCGACATGGTGGACGACGAGGAGATCATGGAGCTCGTCGAGCTCGAGGTCCGTGAGCTTCTCTCCGAGTACGAGTTCCCGGGCGACGACCTCCCCGTCGTGCGTGTCTCGGCGCTCAAGGCGCTCGAGGGCGACAAGGAGTGGGGCGAGTCCGTCCTCAAGCTCATGCAGGCCGTCGACGAGTCGATCCCGGAGCCGGAGCGCGACGTCGAGAAGCCGTTCCTGATGCCGATCGAGGACGTCTTCACCATCACCGGTCGCGGTACGGTCGTCACCGGCCGCATCGAGCGTGGTGTCCTCAAGGTCAACGAGAACGTCGACATCATCGGCATCAAGACCGAGAAGACCAGCACCACGGTCACCGGCATCGAGATGTTCCGCAAGCTGCTCGACGAGGGCCAGGCCGGTGAGAACGTCGGTCTGCTCCTCCGTGGCATCAAGCGCGAGGACGTCGAGCGCGGCCAGGTCATCATCAAGCCGGGCTCGGTCACCCCGCACACGGAGTTCGAGGCGACGGCGTACATCCTGTCGAAGGACGAGGGTGGTCGTCACACCCCCTTCTTCAACAACTACCGCCCGCAGTTCTACTTCCGTACCACGGACGTGACCGGCGTCGTGACCCTCCCCGAGGGCACCGAGATGGTCATGCCGGGCGACAACACCTCCATGTCCGTCCAGCTGATCCAGCCGGTCGCCATGGAGGAGGGCCTCAAGTTCGCCATCCGTGAGGGTGGCCGGACCGTCGGCGCCGGCCAGGTCACCAAGATCGTCAAGTGA
- the fusA gene encoding elongation factor G — MATTSLDLARVRNIGIMAHIDAGKTTTTERILFYTGVSYKIGEVHEGAATMDWMEQEQERGITITSAATTCHWPLDDVDHTINIIDTPGHVDFTVEVERSLRVLDGAVTVFDGVAGVEPQSETVWRQADRYGVPRICFVNKLDRTGAEFHRCVDMIVDRLGAVPLVMQLPIGAEADFKGVVDLVAMKALVWSAEATKGEMYDVVDIPDTHAEAAEEWRGKLLETVAEHDEEMMEMYLEGQEPTQEQLIAAIRRATIASTLTENEGQPTFTPVFCGTAFKNKGVQPLLDAVVRYLPSPLDVEAIEGTDVKDTETVIKRKPSEEEPFAGLAFKIMSDPHLGKLTYVRVYSGRMETGTAVLNSVKGKKERIGKIYRMHANKREEISGVGAGDIVAVMGLKQTTTGETLCDEKNPVILESMDFPAPVIEVAIEPKSKGDQEKLGVAIQRLSDEDPSFQVHSDEETGQTIIGGMGELHLEVLVDRMKREFKVEANVGKPQVAYRETIRKTVEKVDYTHKKQTGGTGQFAKVQISIEPLEATDGSAYEFVNKVTGGRIPKEYIPSVDAGCQEAMQFGILAGYEMVGVRVTLLDGAFHDVDSSELAFKIAGSQAFKEAARKASPVLLEPMMAVEVTTPEDYMGDVIGDLNSRRGQVQAMDERSGARVVKALVPLSEMFGYVGDLRSKTSGRASYSMQFDSYGEVPRNVSEEIIAKAKGE; from the coding sequence ATGGCCACCACTTCACTTGACCTGGCCAGGGTCCGCAACATCGGGATCATGGCCCACATCGACGCGGGCAAGACGACGACCACCGAGCGGATCCTGTTCTACACCGGTGTGAGCTACAAGATCGGTGAGGTCCACGAGGGCGCTGCCACGATGGACTGGATGGAGCAGGAGCAGGAGCGCGGCATCACCATCACGTCCGCCGCGACGACCTGCCACTGGCCCCTGGACGACGTCGACCACACCATCAACATCATCGACACCCCGGGTCACGTCGACTTCACCGTCGAGGTGGAGCGTTCGCTCCGCGTCCTCGACGGCGCGGTCACCGTGTTCGACGGTGTCGCCGGTGTGGAGCCCCAGTCCGAGACCGTGTGGCGGCAGGCGGACCGCTACGGCGTTCCGCGCATCTGCTTCGTCAACAAGCTCGACCGGACCGGCGCCGAGTTCCACCGCTGCGTCGACATGATCGTGGACCGCCTGGGTGCGGTTCCGCTGGTCATGCAGCTGCCGATCGGTGCCGAGGCGGACTTCAAGGGCGTCGTCGACCTCGTCGCGATGAAGGCTCTCGTCTGGTCCGCCGAGGCGACCAAGGGCGAGATGTACGACGTCGTCGACATCCCCGACACCCACGCGGAAGCCGCCGAGGAATGGCGCGGCAAGCTGCTGGAGACCGTCGCGGAGCACGACGAGGAGATGATGGAGATGTACCTGGAGGGCCAGGAGCCCACCCAGGAGCAGCTCATCGCCGCCATCCGCCGTGCCACCATCGCGTCCACCCTCACCGAGAACGAGGGCCAGCCGACCTTCACCCCGGTGTTCTGCGGAACCGCGTTCAAGAACAAGGGCGTTCAGCCCCTGCTCGACGCGGTCGTGCGCTACCTGCCGTCTCCCCTGGACGTCGAGGCCATCGAGGGCACCGACGTCAAGGACACCGAGACGGTCATCAAGCGCAAGCCCAGCGAGGAGGAGCCCTTCGCGGGCCTCGCCTTCAAGATCATGAGCGACCCCCACCTGGGCAAGCTCACCTACGTCCGGGTGTACTCCGGCCGCATGGAGACGGGCACCGCGGTGCTCAACTCCGTGAAGGGCAAGAAGGAGCGCATCGGCAAGATCTACCGTATGCACGCGAACAAGCGTGAGGAGATCTCGGGCGTGGGCGCCGGCGACATCGTCGCCGTCATGGGCCTGAAGCAGACCACCACCGGTGAGACGCTCTGCGACGAGAAGAACCCGGTGATCCTGGAGTCCATGGACTTCCCGGCGCCGGTCATCGAGGTCGCGATCGAGCCCAAGTCCAAGGGCGACCAGGAGAAGCTGGGTGTCGCCATCCAGCGGCTCTCGGACGAGGACCCCTCGTTCCAGGTTCACTCGGACGAGGAGACCGGCCAGACCATCATCGGCGGCATGGGCGAGCTGCACCTCGAGGTGCTGGTCGACCGCATGAAGCGCGAGTTCAAGGTCGAGGCCAACGTCGGCAAGCCGCAGGTCGCCTACCGCGAGACCATTCGCAAGACGGTCGAGAAGGTCGACTACACGCACAAGAAGCAGACCGGTGGTACCGGTCAGTTCGCCAAGGTGCAGATCTCGATCGAGCCCCTGGAGGCCACGGACGGCTCGGCCTACGAGTTCGTCAACAAGGTGACCGGTGGCCGCATCCCCAAGGAGTACATCCCCTCGGTGGACGCGGGCTGTCAGGAGGCCATGCAGTTCGGCATCCTGGCCGGCTACGAGATGGTGGGCGTCCGCGTCACCCTGCTCGACGGTGCCTTCCACGACGTGGACTCCTCGGAACTCGCGTTCAAGATCGCCGGTTCCCAGGCGTTCAAGGAGGCCGCCCGCAAGGCGTCCCCCGTGCTGCTGGAGCCGATGATGGCCGTGGAGGTCACCACCCCCGAGGACTACATGGGTGATGTGATCGGCGACCTCAACTCGCGTCGTGGCCAGGTCCAGGCGATGGACGAGCGCAGCGGCGCCCGTGTCGTCAAGGCCCTGGTCCCGCTGTCGGAGATGTTCGGCTACGTCGGCGACCTCCGCAGCAAGACGTCCGGTCGCGCGAGCTACTCCATGCAGTTCGACTCCTACGGCGAGGTTCCGCGGAACGTCTCCGAGGAGATCATCGCGAAGGCCAAGGGCGAGTAG
- a CDS encoding DNA-directed RNA polymerase subunit beta', protein MLDVNFFDELRIGLATADDIRQWSHGEVKKPETINYRTLKPEKDGLFCEKIFGPTRDWECYCGKYKRVRFKGIICERCGVEVTRAKVRRERMGHIELAAPVTHIWYFKGVPSRLGYLLDLAPKDLEKVIYFAAYMITYVDEERRTRDLPSLEAHVSVERQQVEQRRDADLEARAKKLETDLAELEAEGAKADVRRKVREGAEREMKQLRDRAQREIDRLDEVWNRFKNLKVQDLEGDELLYRELRDRFGTYFDGSMGAAALQKRLETFDLDEEAERLREIIRTGKGQKKTRALKRLKVVSAFLQTRNSPKGMVLDCVPVIPPDLRPMVQLDGGRFATSDLNDLYRRVINRNNRLKRLLDLGAPEIIVNNEKRMLQEAVDALFDNGRRGRPVTGPGNRPLKSLSDMLKGKQGRFRQNLLGKRVDYSARSVIVVGPQLKLHQCGLPKAMALELFKPFVMKRLVDLNHAQNIKSAKRMVERGRTVVYDVLEEVIAEHPVLLNRAPTLHRLGIQAFEPQLVEGKAIQIHPLVCTAFNADFDGDQMAVHLPLSAEAQAEARILMLSSNNILKPADGRPVTMPTQDMVLGLFFLTTEPEEREIKGEGRSFASTAEAIMAFDAGELSLQSKIDIRFPAGTVPPRGWTPPADQATEGGEDWQIGDGFRLRTTLGRALFNELLPEDYPFVDHVVGKKQVSEIVNDLAERYPKVTVAATLDNLKAAGYHWATRSGVTVSISDIVVPEAKKEIIKGYEAQDEKVQKQYERGLITKDERTQELIAIWTKATNEVAEAMNVNFPKTNPIFMMVDSGARGNMMQMRQIAGMRGLVSNAKNETIPRPIKASFREGLSVLEYFISTHGARKGLADTALRTADSGYLTRRLVDVSQDVIIREEDCGTERGLKLRIAVKATDGTLRKADDVESSVYARMLAEDVVVDGKVIAPANVDLGDVLIDQLVAHGVETVKTRSVLTCESAVGTCAYCYGRSLATGKLVDIGEAVGIIAAQSIGEPGTQLTMRTFHTGGVAGDDITQGLPRVVELFEARTPKGVAPISEAAGRVRIEETEKTKKIVVTPDDGSDETAYAISKRARLLVGEGDHVEVGQPLTVGATNPHDVLRILGQRAVQVHLVGEVQKVYNSQGVSIHDKHIEIIIRQMLRRVTIIESGDAELLPGELVERTRFEGENRRVVQEGGHPASGRPQLMGITKASLATESWLSAASFQETTRVLTDAAINAKSDSLIGLKENVIIGKLIPAGTGLSRYRNIRVEPTEEAKAAMYSAVGYDDIDYSPFGTGSGQAVPLEDYDYGPYNQ, encoded by the coding sequence GTGCTCGACGTCAACTTCTTCGACGAGCTGCGGATCGGCCTGGCCACCGCTGACGACATCCGTCAGTGGTCGCACGGCGAGGTCAAGAAGCCGGAGACCATCAACTACCGCACCCTCAAGCCCGAAAAGGACGGACTCTTCTGCGAGAAGATCTTCGGTCCGACCCGGGACTGGGAGTGCTACTGCGGAAAGTACAAGCGCGTCCGCTTCAAGGGCATCATCTGCGAGCGCTGCGGCGTCGAGGTCACTCGCGCCAAGGTGCGCCGTGAGCGGATGGGCCACATCGAGCTGGCCGCTCCCGTCACCCACATCTGGTACTTCAAGGGCGTTCCGTCGCGGCTGGGCTACCTGCTCGACCTCGCCCCGAAGGACCTGGAGAAGGTCATCTACTTCGCCGCGTACATGATCACGTACGTGGACGAGGAGCGCCGCACCCGCGATCTGCCCTCGCTGGAGGCTCATGTCTCCGTCGAGCGCCAGCAGGTCGAGCAGCGCCGTGACGCCGACCTCGAGGCCCGTGCCAAGAAGCTCGAGACCGACCTGGCCGAGCTGGAGGCCGAGGGCGCCAAGGCGGATGTCCGCCGCAAGGTGCGCGAGGGCGCCGAGCGCGAGATGAAGCAGCTGCGCGACCGCGCCCAGCGCGAGATCGACCGTCTCGACGAGGTGTGGAACCGCTTCAAGAACCTCAAGGTCCAGGACCTGGAGGGTGACGAGCTGCTCTACCGCGAGCTGCGGGACCGCTTCGGCACCTACTTCGACGGCTCGATGGGTGCCGCGGCGCTGCAGAAGCGCCTGGAGACCTTCGACCTCGACGAGGAGGCCGAGCGCCTCCGCGAGATCATCCGGACCGGCAAGGGCCAGAAGAAGACCCGCGCGCTCAAGCGCCTCAAGGTCGTCTCCGCCTTCCTGCAGACCCGCAACAGCCCCAAGGGCATGGTGCTGGACTGCGTGCCGGTGATCCCGCCGGACCTGCGTCCGATGGTGCAGCTGGACGGTGGCCGCTTCGCGACCTCCGACCTGAACGACCTGTACCGCCGCGTGATCAACCGGAACAACCGCCTCAAGCGGCTTCTCGACCTCGGCGCGCCCGAGATCATCGTGAACAACGAGAAGCGGATGCTGCAGGAGGCCGTCGACGCGCTCTTCGACAACGGCCGCCGCGGCCGCCCGGTGACGGGCCCCGGCAACCGTCCGCTGAAGTCGCTCTCCGACATGCTCAAGGGCAAGCAGGGCCGGTTCCGCCAGAACCTGCTCGGCAAGCGCGTCGACTACTCGGCCCGTTCCGTGATCGTCGTCGGCCCGCAGCTCAAGCTGCACCAGTGCGGTCTGCCGAAGGCCATGGCGCTGGAGCTCTTCAAGCCGTTCGTGATGAAGCGCCTGGTGGACCTCAACCACGCGCAGAACATCAAGTCGGCGAAGCGCATGGTCGAGCGCGGCCGCACGGTCGTGTACGACGTGCTCGAAGAGGTCATCGCCGAGCACCCGGTGCTGCTGAACCGTGCGCCGACGCTGCACCGTCTCGGCATCCAGGCCTTCGAGCCGCAGCTCGTCGAGGGCAAGGCCATCCAGATCCACCCGCTCGTCTGCACCGCGTTCAACGCGGACTTCGACGGTGACCAGATGGCCGTCCACCTGCCGCTCTCCGCGGAGGCGCAGGCCGAGGCGCGCATCCTGATGCTCTCCTCGAACAACATCCTCAAGCCCGCCGACGGCCGTCCGGTGACGATGCCGACCCAGGACATGGTGCTGGGTCTGTTCTTCCTCACCACCGAGCCGGAGGAGCGCGAGATCAAGGGCGAGGGACGCTCCTTCGCGTCCACCGCCGAGGCGATCATGGCCTTCGACGCCGGAGAGCTCTCGCTCCAGTCGAAGATCGACATCCGCTTCCCGGCCGGCACGGTCCCGCCGCGCGGCTGGACCCCGCCAGCCGACCAGGCCACCGAGGGCGGCGAGGACTGGCAGATCGGTGACGGCTTCCGGCTCCGTACCACCCTGGGCCGGGCGCTCTTCAACGAGCTGCTGCCCGAGGACTACCCGTTCGTCGACCACGTCGTGGGCAAGAAGCAGGTCTCCGAGATCGTCAACGACCTCGCGGAGCGCTACCCCAAGGTGACGGTCGCGGCGACCCTCGACAACCTGAAGGCGGCCGGTTACCACTGGGCCACCCGCTCCGGTGTCACCGTCTCGATCTCCGACATCGTGGTCCCCGAGGCCAAGAAGGAGATCATCAAGGGGTACGAGGCGCAGGACGAGAAGGTCCAGAAGCAGTACGAGCGCGGCCTGATCACCAAGGACGAGCGCACCCAGGAGCTCATCGCGATCTGGACCAAGGCGACGAACGAGGTCGCCGAGGCCATGAACGTGAACTTCCCGAAGACGAACCCCATCTTCATGATGGTCGACTCGGGTGCTCGCGGAAACATGATGCAGATGCGTCAGATCGCCGGTATGCGCGGTCTGGTGTCCAACGCGAAGAACGAGACCATCCCGCGGCCGATCAAGGCGTCGTTCCGCGAGGGTCTCTCCGTGCTGGAGTACTTCATCTCCACGCACGGTGCCCGTAAGGGTCTCGCGGACACCGCCCTCCGTACCGCCGACTCCGGGTACCTCACCCGGCGTCTGGTGGACGTCTCGCAGGACGTCATCATCCGCGAGGAGGACTGCGGCACCGAGCGTGGCCTCAAGCTGCGGATCGCGGTCAAGGCCACCGACGGCACGCTGCGCAAGGCGGACGACGTCGAGTCCAGCGTGTACGCGCGGATGCTCGCCGAGGACGTCGTCGTGGACGGCAAGGTCATCGCGCCGGCCAACGTCGACCTGGGCGATGTGCTCATCGACCAGCTCGTCGCGCACGGTGTGGAGACGGTCAAGACCCGCTCCGTCCTCACCTGCGAGTCGGCGGTCGGCACCTGCGCCTACTGCTACGGCCGCTCCCTGGCCACCGGCAAGCTGGTGGACATCGGCGAGGCCGTCGGCATCATCGCGGCCCAGTCGATCGGTGAGCCCGGCACCCAGCTGACGATGCGTACCTTCCACACCGGTGGTGTGGCCGGTGACGACATCACGCAGGGTCTGCCCCGTGTCGTCGAGCTCTTCGAGGCCCGTACCCCCAAGGGTGTGGCCCCGATCAGCGAGGCGGCCGGCCGGGTCCGCATCGAGGAGACCGAGAAGACCAAGAAGATCGTCGTCACCCCGGACGACGGCTCCGACGAGACGGCCTATGCCATCTCCAAGCGGGCCCGTCTGCTGGTGGGCGAGGGCGACCACGTCGAGGTCGGCCAGCCGCTGACCGTGGGTGCCACCAACCCGCACGACGTGCTGCGCATCCTCGGGCAGCGCGCCGTCCAGGTCCACCTGGTCGGCGAGGTGCAGAAGGTCTACAACTCGCAGGGTGTGTCGATCCACGACAAGCACATCGAGATCATCATCCGGCAGATGCTGCGCCGGGTGACGATCATCGAGTCCGGCGACGCGGAGCTGCTGCCGGGCGAGCTCGTGGAGCGCACGCGCTTCGAGGGCGAGAACCGTCGTGTGGTGCAGGAAGGCGGCCACCCGGCCTCCGGCCGTCCGCAGCTGATGGGTATCACCAAGGCCTCGCTCGCCACCGAGTCCTGGCTGTCGGCGGCGTCCTTCCAGGAGACGACCAGGGTCCTGACCGACGCGGCGATCAACGCCAAGTCGGACTCCCTGATCGGCCTCAAGGAGAACGTCATCATCGGTAAGCTCATCCCGGCCGGTACGGGCCTGTCCCGCTACCGCAACATCCGGGTGGAGCCCACCGAGGAGGCGAAGGCCGCGATGTACTCGGCCGTCGGTTACGACGACATCGACTACTCGCCCTTCGGCACCGGCTCCGGCCAGGCGGTCCCGCTGGAGGACTACGACTACGGTCCGTACAACCAGTAG
- the rpsL gene encoding 30S ribosomal protein S12, whose product MPTIQQLVRKGRQDKVEKNKTPALEGSPQRRGVCTRVFTTTPKKPNSALRKVARVRLTSGIEVTAYIPGEGHNLQEHSIVLVRGGRVKDLPGVRYKIIRGSLDTQGVKNRKQARSRYGAKKEK is encoded by the coding sequence GTGCCTACGATCCAGCAGCTGGTCCGCAAGGGCCGGCAGGACAAGGTCGAGAAGAACAAGACGCCCGCGCTCGAGGGATCCCCTCAGCGGCGCGGCGTCTGCACGCGTGTGTTCACCACCACCCCCAAGAAGCCGAACTCGGCCCTGCGTAAGGTCGCACGTGTGCGTCTCACCAGCGGCATCGAGGTCACCGCTTACATCCCGGGTGAGGGACACAACCTGCAGGAGCACTCCATCGTGCTCGTGCGTGGTGGCCGTGTGAAGGACCTGCCGGGTGTTCGCTACAAGATCATCCGCGGCTCTCTCGACACCCAGGGTGTCAAGAACCGCAAGCAGGCCCGCAGCCGCTACGGCGCCAAGAAGGAGAAGTAA